Proteins encoded by one window of Deinococcus radiodurans R1 = ATCC 13939 = DSM 20539:
- a CDS encoding FMN-binding negative transcriptional regulator: MYLPAHFRAEDHDQLLAFMHEHAFATLVTAPGGVPFATHLPVLVQQEGGTLYLRSHLARANKQWQHFGPQDVLVIFQGPHALIDPAWYASAPNVPTWNYSVVHAYGQARVVEGEQTRAIASGLVERFTPGMAAIPADFERRMLAGVVTFEIAVTRLEGKDKLSQNKSSQDRHNVAQALLDSERAEERATGERMAAREQG, translated from the coding sequence ATGTATCTGCCCGCCCACTTCCGCGCCGAGGACCATGACCAGTTGCTCGCCTTCATGCACGAGCACGCCTTTGCCACGCTGGTCACTGCGCCAGGCGGGGTGCCCTTCGCCACCCATTTGCCGGTGCTGGTGCAGCAGGAAGGCGGGACGCTTTACCTGCGCTCCCACCTCGCCCGCGCCAACAAGCAGTGGCAGCACTTCGGGCCGCAGGACGTGCTGGTCATCTTTCAGGGGCCGCACGCCTTGATTGACCCGGCGTGGTACGCCTCCGCGCCCAACGTGCCCACCTGGAACTACTCGGTGGTGCACGCCTACGGGCAGGCGCGGGTGGTGGAGGGCGAGCAGACCCGCGCCATCGCCTCCGGGTTGGTCGAACGCTTTACGCCCGGTATGGCGGCCATTCCCGCCGATTTTGAGCGGCGGATGCTGGCGGGCGTGGTCACTTTCGAAATCGCCGTGACGCGGCTGGAAGGCAAGGACAAGCTGAGCCAGAACAAGTCGTCCCAGGACCGCCACAACGTTGCCCAAGCCCTCCTTGACAGTGAGCGCGCCGAGGAGCGGGCCACCGGCGAGCGCATGGCGGCGCGAGAGCAGGGCTGA
- the cysS gene encoding cysteine--tRNA ligase yields the protein MTQPTITQDTARQPNPNITLYDTMQRQKVPFVPGTPGYVGMYLCGPTVYSDAHLGHAKKEVAFDVIRRALTHFGYQVRYVSNITDVGHLLNDADEGEDKLQARARLEQLEPMEVADKYFWSFFRDMDALNVLRPSINPRATGHIQEQIKLIEELIEKGHAYESAGSVYFDVRSWPEYGKLSGRKLDDQEEGTREAVRDEKRDPRDFALWKKAEPEHLMRWDSPWSVGFPGWHIECSAMSLKYLGEGFDIHGGGLDLQFPHHEAEIAQAEAAGHHFARYWMHNNMLTIGGEKMSKSKGNFTTIQDILKKYDPMVVRFLLVSSHYRSVTEMNEEAFASAANGYRRLSETLHEIERRLKDAPAGSDTALDSKIAARVTEFEDAMRDDFNTPKAVASLFGLTGELNTALNAGPVGRDTLERARDAYRSLGGDVLGLFAETGSAASVAQDDASVIDALMDLVLKARQNYRLQKQYAEADELRETLGKAGITVEDTKDGARWKR from the coding sequence ATGACCCAGCCCACCATCACCCAGGACACCGCCCGCCAGCCCAACCCCAACATCACCCTCTACGACACCATGCAGCGCCAGAAGGTGCCTTTCGTGCCCGGCACGCCCGGCTACGTGGGCATGTACCTGTGCGGCCCGACCGTCTACTCCGACGCGCACCTGGGTCACGCCAAGAAGGAAGTCGCCTTCGACGTGATTCGCCGCGCCCTGACACATTTCGGGTATCAGGTGCGCTACGTCTCCAACATCACCGACGTAGGCCACCTGCTGAACGACGCCGACGAGGGCGAGGACAAGTTGCAGGCGCGCGCCCGGCTGGAGCAACTGGAGCCAATGGAAGTTGCCGACAAGTACTTCTGGTCGTTTTTCCGCGATATGGACGCCCTGAATGTCCTGCGCCCCAGCATCAACCCGCGCGCCACCGGGCACATTCAGGAGCAGATCAAGCTGATCGAGGAACTCATCGAGAAGGGCCACGCCTACGAGTCGGCGGGCAGCGTCTACTTCGACGTTCGGAGTTGGCCCGAGTACGGCAAGCTCTCGGGCCGCAAACTCGACGACCAGGAGGAAGGCACCCGCGAGGCCGTGCGCGACGAGAAACGCGACCCCCGCGACTTCGCGCTGTGGAAGAAGGCCGAGCCCGAGCACCTGATGCGCTGGGACTCGCCCTGGAGCGTGGGGTTTCCCGGCTGGCACATCGAATGCTCGGCCATGAGCCTGAAGTACCTCGGCGAGGGCTTCGACATTCACGGCGGTGGCCTCGACCTGCAATTTCCCCACCATGAGGCCGAAATTGCCCAGGCGGAGGCGGCGGGGCACCACTTCGCGCGCTACTGGATGCATAACAACATGCTGACCATCGGCGGCGAGAAGATGTCCAAGAGCAAGGGCAACTTCACGACCATTCAGGACATCCTGAAAAAATACGACCCGATGGTGGTGCGCTTCCTGCTGGTGAGCAGCCACTACCGCAGCGTGACCGAGATGAACGAGGAAGCCTTTGCGAGCGCGGCGAACGGCTACCGCCGCCTCAGCGAAACGCTGCACGAAATCGAGCGCCGCTTGAAGGACGCGCCTGCTGGCTCGGACACTGCGCTGGACAGCAAAATCGCCGCCCGCGTGACCGAGTTCGAGGACGCCATGCGCGACGACTTCAATACGCCCAAAGCGGTGGCCTCACTGTTCGGGCTGACCGGCGAGCTGAACACCGCGCTCAATGCCGGGCCAGTGGGACGCGATACCCTGGAGCGCGCGCGCGACGCCTACCGCAGCCTCGGCGGCGACGTGCTGGGCCTCTTTGCCGAGACAGGCAGCGCGGCTTCGGTCGCCCAGGACGACGCCTCAGTGATTGACGCCCTGATGGACCTGGTCCTCAAAGCCCGCCAGAACTACCGCCTGCAAAAGCAGTACGCCGAGGCCGACGAGCTGCGCGAAACGCTGGGCAAGGCGGGCATCACGGTGGAAGACACCAAAGACGGCGCGCGCTGGAAACGCTGA
- a CDS encoding FAD-dependent oxidoreductase has protein sequence MFGPSSPRSQPQPGHLYDVAVVGAGVSGTELAWRLARAGQDVLLVSQALDSLGNLYQPTVAGADFPPGSVFAQVAAGMAPDVDGWTFHRLLKAEIEATSGIHLLQSCVTALDEEETQVVLSTWEGPQLHARTVVLAVGSFLKGRLLIGDTMEDAGRLSEVAYDFLADDLLLSGVWLVGAEQTAHGVEGAPDYDVRFLTPAPSELDGFRVNRLERVRMLGRCTPGDHTYASVLRDAARLAEELMQEADA, from the coding sequence ATTTTTGGCCCTTCCTCGCCCCGCAGCCAGCCGCAGCCTGGGCATCTGTACGACGTGGCAGTGGTCGGCGCGGGCGTGAGCGGCACCGAACTCGCCTGGCGACTGGCCCGCGCGGGTCAGGACGTGCTGCTGGTGTCGCAGGCGCTCGACTCGCTCGGCAACCTCTACCAGCCCACCGTTGCCGGCGCCGATTTTCCGCCCGGCAGCGTGTTCGCGCAGGTCGCGGCGGGGATGGCCCCCGACGTGGACGGCTGGACTTTTCACCGGCTGCTCAAGGCCGAAATCGAGGCGACCAGCGGCATTCACCTGCTGCAAAGCTGCGTGACGGCGCTGGATGAAGAAGAGACGCAGGTCGTCCTCTCCACCTGGGAAGGTCCCCAGCTCCACGCCCGGACGGTGGTGCTGGCGGTGGGGTCGTTTCTGAAAGGCCGCCTCCTGATTGGCGACACGATGGAGGACGCGGGCCGGCTGTCCGAGGTCGCTTACGATTTTCTGGCCGACGACCTGCTTCTCAGCGGCGTGTGGCTGGTCGGCGCCGAGCAGACCGCGCACGGCGTGGAGGGCGCCCCCGACTACGACGTGCGTTTCCTGACGCCCGCGCCCTCGGAACTCGACGGCTTCCGCGTCAACCGGCTGGAGCGGGTGAGGATGCTGGGCCGCTGCACGCCCGGCGACCACACCTACGCCTCGGTGCTGCGGGACGCGGCGCGACTGGCCGAGGAACTAATGCAGGAGGCCGACGCATGA
- a CDS encoding THUMP domain-containing class I SAM-dependent RNA methyltransferase, whose protein sequence is MPRPRSNSNPAYANRSSVGKTSKKSRPKGDYRARQPAREYELDVLPGLEEVAATELAGVPLARDVRGLRFWYPGSPERLTRLRSAVAVYRIKSWDVPRPRGLLGHQQLGELVSYVREVTEVGGHRSFRIGAAGKESPTMQRLAEELSAALGLPHDPEEGELLLRLRPSADRQGADGQGWDVLARITPRPLSARAWRECNMGGGLNATIAYAMHKLAGQRDEDRIFNPMSGSGTLLIERALLGPYAALVGVDIDPVAVACARTNLRAAGKEVEVAQVDALHTGLPSRSFDLVISDLPWGDAIGSHQSNETLYPAFLKEMHRLTSRRGRLCLLTHELRLFERVMREQSDWEAKELFQVYSGGHHPKAYLLHKRG, encoded by the coding sequence ATGCCGCGCCCCCGTTCCAACAGCAACCCCGCCTACGCCAACCGCTCGTCTGTGGGCAAAACCAGCAAAAAGAGCCGTCCCAAGGGGGACTACCGCGCCCGGCAGCCCGCGCGCGAGTACGAACTCGACGTGCTGCCGGGGCTGGAGGAGGTGGCGGCCACCGAACTTGCGGGGGTCCCGCTCGCCCGCGATGTCCGGGGCCTGCGCTTCTGGTATCCCGGCAGCCCCGAGCGGCTGACCCGGCTCCGCTCGGCGGTGGCCGTCTACCGCATCAAGTCCTGGGACGTGCCGCGCCCGCGCGGGCTGCTCGGGCACCAGCAACTCGGCGAACTCGTCAGCTACGTGCGCGAGGTGACCGAGGTGGGCGGGCACCGCTCCTTCCGCATCGGCGCGGCGGGCAAGGAGTCACCGACCATGCAGCGGCTCGCCGAGGAACTCAGCGCGGCGCTCGGCCTGCCCCACGACCCCGAGGAAGGCGAACTGCTGCTGCGGCTGCGGCCCTCGGCAGATAGGCAGGGCGCGGACGGGCAAGGCTGGGACGTGCTCGCCCGCATTACCCCCCGGCCCCTCTCGGCGCGGGCGTGGCGCGAGTGCAACATGGGCGGGGGGCTGAACGCCACCATCGCCTACGCCATGCATAAACTCGCCGGGCAACGCGACGAGGACCGCATCTTCAACCCCATGAGCGGCAGCGGCACCCTGCTCATCGAGCGGGCGCTGCTGGGGCCGTATGCCGCGCTCGTCGGGGTGGACATCGACCCCGTTGCCGTGGCCTGCGCCCGCACCAACCTCAGGGCGGCGGGCAAGGAAGTGGAGGTCGCGCAGGTGGACGCGCTGCACACCGGGCTGCCTTCCCGCTCCTTTGACCTCGTCATCAGTGACCTGCCGTGGGGAGACGCCATCGGCTCGCACCAGAGCAACGAGACGCTTTACCCCGCCTTCCTCAAGGAAATGCACCGCCTGACCAGTCGCCGGGGCCGGCTGTGCCTCCTCACCCACGAACTGCGCCTGTTTGAGCGCGTCATGCGCGAGCAGAGCGACTGGGAAGCGAAGGAACTGTTTCAGGTCTACAGCGGCGGGCACCACCCGAAGGCGTACCTGCTGCACAAGCGGGGATAG
- a CDS encoding isocitrate/isopropylmalate dehydrogenase family protein produces MAKYRICLIEGDGIGHEVIPAAKRVLEAAGFDAEYVHAEAGYEYFLDHGTSVPEATYDAVENTDATLFGAATSPSGEKPAGFFGAIRHLRQKYNLYANVRPTKTRPVPHSYENVDLVIVRENTQGLYVEQERRYGDTAIADTVITREASDRIGKFAADLAMKRSKRLTVVHKSNVLPVTQGLFMNTILDHTKTVEGLSTSTMIVDNAAMQLVRNPQQFDVMVMTNMFGDILSDLAAGLVGGLGIAASGNVGDQFGIFESVHGSAPDIAGQGISNPTATILAAVIMLDHLGDHETARRLDNAINKVLAEXPRTRDLGGTAGTQEFTEAVIKALA; encoded by the coding sequence ATGGCGAAATACCGCATTTGTCTCATCGAGGGCGACGGCATCGGGCACGAAGTGATTCCTGCCGCCAAGCGCGTGCTGGAAGCCGCCGGCTTCGACGCCGAGTATGTTCACGCCGAGGCCGGCTACGAATACTTCCTCGACCACGGCACCAGCGTGCCAGAAGCCACCTACGACGCGGTGGAAAACACCGACGCGACCCTGTTCGGCGCGGCGACCAGCCCCAGCGGCGAAAAGCCCGCCGGATTCTTCGGCGCCATCCGTCACCTGCGTCAGAAGTACAACCTGTACGCCAACGTCAGGCCGACCAAGACCCGCCCGGTGCCCCACTCCTACGAGAACGTGGACCTCGTCATCGTGCGTGAAAACACCCAGGGCCTCTACGTCGAGCAGGAGCGGCGCTACGGCGATACCGCAATTGCCGACACCGTGATTACCCGTGAAGCGAGCGACCGCATCGGCAAGTTTGCCGCCGACCTCGCCATGAAGCGCAGCAAGCGCCTGACGGTGGTCCACAAGTCCAACGTGCTGCCGGTGACGCAGGGCCTGTTCATGAACACCATCCTCGACCACACCAAGACCGTCGAGGGCCTCTCCACGAGCACCATGATCGTGGACAACGCCGCCATGCAGCTCGTACGCAACCCGCAGCAGTTCGACGTGATGGTCATGACCAACATGTTCGGCGACATCCTCTCCGACCTCGCCGCCGGTCTGGTGGGCGGGCTGGGCATCGCCGCCTCGGGCAACGTGGGCGACCAGTTCGGCATCTTCGAGTCGGTGCACGGCTCGGCCCCCGACATCGCCGGTCAGGGCATTTCCAACCCGACCGCCACCATCCTGGCCGCCGTCATCATGCTCGACCACCTCGGCGACCACGAAACGGCCCGCCGCCTCGACAACGCCATCAACAAGGTGCTCGCCGAANGCCCGCGCACCCGCGACCTCGGTGGCACCGCCGGCACGCAGGAATTTACCGAGGCCGTCATCAAGGCGCTGGCGTAA
- a CDS encoding NAD(P)/FAD-dependent oxidoreductase: protein MPARREASVRVTVIGGGIAGSSLAYFLARGGARVTLVDAGEHTASHVPAALLNPVRGQSGQVDAQALAGLAATWALLDELSAAGFVVPHGREGVLRPLPDEKTRRKFERHLPAELPHEWRDPADCLPADRPLAPGWHAALWLPTGGWVDGRAFCTALQQASGAEMVRGRAVQRGDEWLLQNGEDLSPLNRHPSTIIHCGGSIGSTWAGETRTHRMGTMLLLDRAPTASPLSFGAYLSPTAEGGALGGTFEAPRPAWQEPALPFASLHWLLGKGTALTSLRGLQVTGRWTGSRLSGLQVGQDEAGHWHLSGLSSKGFLLGPLLARELAEQVLSGQKWSEQGAAPASHLR from the coding sequence GTGCCTGCGCGCCGTGAAGCCAGCGTGAGGGTCACCGTCATCGGCGGCGGCATCGCGGGGAGCAGCCTCGCCTATTTCCTGGCGCGGGGCGGGGCGCGGGTCACGCTGGTGGACGCAGGCGAGCACACCGCCAGCCACGTGCCCGCCGCGCTGCTCAATCCGGTGCGCGGGCAGTCGGGACAGGTGGACGCGCAGGCGCTCGCCGGGCTGGCGGCGACCTGGGCGCTGCTGGACGAACTGTCGGCGGCAGGGTTCGTTGTCCCTCACGGGCGAGAAGGCGTCCTGCGTCCACTGCCCGACGAGAAGACCCGGCGCAAGTTCGAGCGCCACCTTCCCGCCGAGCTGCCCCACGAGTGGCGCGATCCTGCCGACTGCCTCCCTGCCGACCGTCCGCTCGCCCCCGGCTGGCACGCGGCGCTGTGGTTGCCAACGGGGGGCTGGGTGGACGGACGGGCCTTTTGCACTGCGCTGCAACAGGCGAGCGGGGCCGAGATGGTGCGGGGCCGGGCCGTGCAGCGAGGCGACGAATGGCTGCTGCAAAACGGCGAAGACCTGTCTCCTCTCAACCGTCACCCTTCAACCATCATCCACTGCGGCGGGTCCATCGGCTCCACCTGGGCCGGCGAAACACGCACCCACCGCATGGGCACCATGCTGCTGCTCGACCGGGCACCGACCGCCTCTCCCCTCAGCTTCGGCGCTTACCTCTCCCCCACCGCTGAGGGCGGGGCGCTCGGCGGCACTTTCGAGGCACCCCGCCCAGCGTGGCAGGAGCCGGCGCTGCCGTTCGCCTCGCTGCACTGGCTGCTCGGCAAGGGTACGGCGCTGACCAGTCTGCGCGGCCTTCAGGTGACGGGCCGCTGGACCGGCTCGCGGCTGAGTGGACTGCAAGTGGGGCAGGATGAGGCAGGCCACTGGCACCTCAGCGGCCTGAGCAGCAAAGGCTTTTTGCTGGGGCCGCTGCTCGCCCGTGAGCTGGCGGAGCAGGTTCTGAGCGGTCAGAAATGGTCGGAGCAGGGCGCTGCGCCCGCGTCACACCTCCGGTAA
- the trmB gene encoding tRNA (guanine(46)-N(7))-methyltransferase TrmB: protein MIFRLGDFRFPDDPARLYPDTPDRPWVLEIGFGDGRFWPHYARTFPEPPNYLGVEISGVSLLKAHRRLKDAGLTNAVLTKLPAEVLVAQVIPHGSLDAIIVNFPDPWPKAGHEDHRLLRVPFFQVAASRLKPGGAALLTTDHDEYFEFACAQAEASGVMRVERVGPPPAALETKYAQKWRDLGLGVNHARFVPTRHDPVPNGTFAPYSEEDPAVPHAVLTLPADFSPQHFDKLTVRGKTWTVVLLDLYATLRRGGWVALAHVVEGDLTQEVLVGITEREDGTHLVRLAKFGGPIITPGVKAAVGAVTEWLEGQGAVVKHRGY from the coding sequence ATGATTTTTCGCCTCGGAGACTTCCGCTTTCCCGACGACCCTGCCCGCCTCTACCCGGATACTCCGGACCGGCCCTGGGTGCTGGAAATCGGCTTCGGGGACGGGCGCTTCTGGCCGCACTACGCCCGGACTTTCCCCGAGCCGCCGAATTATCTGGGCGTGGAAATTAGCGGGGTGTCGCTACTCAAGGCGCACCGCCGGCTGAAGGACGCGGGCCTGACCAACGCCGTGTTGACCAAGCTGCCCGCCGAGGTGCTGGTCGCGCAGGTGATTCCGCACGGCAGCTTGGACGCCATCATCGTCAACTTTCCCGACCCCTGGCCCAAAGCCGGGCACGAGGACCACCGCCTGCTGCGCGTGCCATTTTTTCAGGTGGCCGCCAGTCGCCTGAAACCCGGCGGTGCCGCGTTGCTGACCACCGACCACGACGAATATTTCGAGTTTGCCTGCGCCCAGGCCGAGGCCAGCGGCGTCATGCGGGTGGAACGCGTGGGGCCGCCGCCCGCCGCCCTGGAAACCAAGTACGCCCAGAAGTGGCGCGACCTCGGCCTGGGCGTCAACCACGCCCGCTTCGTGCCCACCCGTCACGATCCTGTGCCCAACGGCACTTTTGCCCCTTACTCGGAGGAAGACCCCGCCGTGCCCCACGCTGTCCTGACCCTGCCCGCCGACTTTTCACCCCAGCACTTCGACAAACTCACCGTCCGTGGCAAGACCTGGACGGTGGTGCTACTCGACCTTTACGCGACGCTGCGGCGCGGCGGCTGGGTGGCGCTGGCCCACGTGGTGGAAGGCGACCTCACGCAAGAAGTCCTCGTCGGCATCACCGAACGCGAGGACGGCACGCACCTCGTCCGACTCGCCAAATTCGGTGGCCCCATCATCACGCCGGGCGTGAAGGCAGCGGTGGGCGCGGTGACCGAGTGGCTGGAAGGACAGGGCGCGGTGGTGAAGCACCGGGGGTATTGA
- a CDS encoding GNAT family N-acetyltransferase, translating to MTQRSLADIQFQTTLEGVTPAQLGGFFEGWPNPPTPETLWRILDRAAVFVLARTPDGQVIGFVNALSDGILAASIPLLEVQAGWRSLGLGSELMRRVLTELGDLYMVDLSCDDDVVPFYERLGLKRANAMFLRRYDNQAGIPAE from the coding sequence ATGACGCAGCGTTCCCTTGCCGATATCCAGTTTCAGACCACGCTGGAAGGCGTCACCCCCGCGCAACTCGGCGGCTTTTTTGAGGGCTGGCCCAACCCCCCGACGCCCGAAACGCTGTGGCGCATCCTGGACCGGGCGGCGGTGTTCGTGCTGGCCCGCACCCCGGACGGGCAGGTCATCGGCTTCGTCAACGCCCTCAGCGACGGGATTCTGGCGGCGTCCATTCCGCTGCTGGAAGTGCAGGCCGGGTGGCGCAGCCTGGGCCTCGGCTCCGAGCTGATGCGGCGCGTGCTGACCGAACTCGGGGATCTGTACATGGTGGACCTGTCGTGCGATGACGATGTAGTGCCATTTTACGAACGGCTGGGCCTGAAACGGGCGAACGCGATGTTCCTGCGCCGCTATGACAATCAAGCCGGAATACCGGCGGAATAA
- the mnmD gene encoding tRNA (5-methylaminomethyl-2-thiouridine)(34)-methyltransferase MnmD, with translation MARPPNNLTPEPVSPVLLTPDGSRTAHNARYGEAYGSRHGAQTQAHHVFLEGSGSDSDPAPRVLEIGFGLGVNFRATLANTAGRGVALDYLAYEFDPAPANLLREVAEGGEGAGHPLWPQVLGMWGQAEALDEAANGARLRVKFCDVTRAELPQYWATALYLDGFSPTRNPEVWTPDFVARLAGALAPGGVLTTYSAAGHVRRSLAAAGLDVERRPGAPGKRECLRAVKPA, from the coding sequence ATGGCGCGGCCCCCCAACAACCTCACTCCTGAACCCGTTTCTCCTGTCCTCCTGACCCCCGACGGCTCGCGCACCGCCCACAACGCCCGTTACGGCGAGGCCTACGGGTCACGGCACGGAGCGCAGACGCAGGCGCATCACGTCTTTCTGGAAGGCAGCGGCAGCGATAGTGACCCGGCCCCCCGCGTTTTGGAAATTGGCTTCGGCCTGGGCGTGAATTTCCGGGCGACGCTGGCTAACACGGCGGGGCGGGGCGTTGCGCTCGATTATCTCGCCTACGAATTTGACCCTGCCCCCGCCAACCTGCTGCGTGAAGTGGCTGAGGGTGGAGAGGGCGCCGGGCACCCGCTGTGGCCGCAGGTGTTGGGAATGTGGGGACAAGCTGAGGCGCTGGACGAGGCCGCGAACGGGGCGCGGCTGCGGGTGAAGTTCTGCGATGTGACGCGGGCCGAACTGCCACAGTATTGGGCCACCGCGCTGTATCTCGACGGCTTTTCGCCCACGCGCAACCCGGAAGTCTGGACCCCCGACTTCGTGGCGCGGCTGGCGGGGGCGCTCGCGCCGGGCGGCGTGCTGACCACCTACTCGGCGGCGGGACACGTGCGGCGCAGTCTGGCAGCGGCGGGCCTGGATGTGGAGCGGCGGCCCGGCGCCCCCGGCAAGCGCGAGTGCCTGCGCGCCGTGAAGCCAGCGTGA
- a CDS encoding class I SAM-dependent methyltransferase has protein sequence MTHWAYSFYDFQDALTGCYADPVHPFHHERAAEVRRDAPGVRLLELGSGGGQFAVAAALQGFDVTALEYREQGSACAQALAAQHGVTLRTLTGDFYAADPGGPFDVICYWDGFGIGPDDEQRRLLRRLPDWLAPGGHALIEVYMPGYWQQHAGFTRQTPEYVQTYGYDADGARLTDTYAAANGDARTQSLRCYAPTDLRLLLEGTGLTLAAVRPGGRYDPDAGVWHPQAALAECMTWTATLRPVSGGSR, from the coding sequence ATGACCCACTGGGCCTACAGTTTTTACGATTTTCAGGATGCCCTGACCGGCTGTTACGCCGACCCGGTTCACCCCTTTCACCACGAGCGGGCCGCCGAGGTGCGCCGTGACGCGCCCGGCGTGCGTCTGCTGGAACTCGGCTCCGGTGGCGGGCAGTTTGCAGTGGCGGCGGCCTTGCAAGGCTTCGACGTGACCGCGCTGGAGTACCGCGAGCAGGGCAGCGCCTGCGCTCAGGCCCTCGCCGCGCAGCACGGCGTGACGCTGCGGACGCTCACCGGAGATTTCTATGCGGCGGACCCCGGCGGTCCCTTCGACGTGATCTGTTACTGGGATGGCTTCGGCATCGGCCCCGACGACGAGCAGCGTCGCCTGCTGCGGCGGCTTCCCGACTGGCTCGCACCCGGTGGACATGCGCTGATTGAGGTCTACATGCCGGGCTACTGGCAACAGCACGCCGGCTTTACGCGGCAAACCCCGGAGTACGTCCAGACCTACGGCTACGACGCGGACGGCGCCCGCCTGACCGACACCTACGCCGCCGCGAACGGCGATGCCCGCACCCAGAGCCTGCGCTGCTACGCCCCCACCGACCTGCGCCTGCTGCTGGAAGGCACCGGACTGACCCTCGCCGCCGTGCGTCCGGGCGGACGCTACGACCCCGACGCGGGCGTGTGGCACCCGCAGGCGGCCCTGGCCGAGTGCATGACGTGGACGGCAACCTTACGGCCTGTTTCAGGAGGTTCACGATGA
- a CDS encoding class I SAM-dependent methyltransferase — protein MTGELHFTTEPLSTLLPAVRRALAEAGEVTFSVPDPDLGVGLYAGELTAAGIHRPWQTWTDLAELLGAHLLTPERVPGGRVRVRLRAHAHRADPDAQGYGAGEWARVDKLEDPVFLFTLVEALRRVSPPAGGRVLALGVNGGRELDALALAFPGRDFAVLGVDLEPQALERARERHPAGDFRLLDVTTLPLPELGHFDLVLALSLLQSPGVKTDALLAAVVRHHLTPGGGLVLGFPNARYRDGALSYGARVRNFARPDLSLLMSDVTDARRRLQKYGFKVFVTGKYEVLVTAIPAGSKTPEGLEL, from the coding sequence GTGACCGGCGAACTGCATTTCACCACCGAGCCCCTCAGTACCTTGCTGCCCGCCGTGCGCCGCGCGCTGGCCGAGGCGGGCGAGGTCACCTTCAGCGTGCCCGACCCCGACCTGGGCGTGGGCCTGTACGCCGGAGAGCTGACGGCGGCGGGGATTCACCGGCCTTGGCAGACCTGGACCGACCTCGCCGAATTGCTGGGGGCGCATCTGCTGACGCCCGAGCGGGTGCCGGGAGGCCGCGTGAGAGTACGGCTGCGGGCCCATGCTCACCGTGCCGACCCCGACGCGCAGGGCTACGGCGCGGGCGAGTGGGCGCGGGTGGACAAGCTCGAAGACCCGGTGTTTCTCTTCACGCTGGTGGAGGCGCTGCGGCGGGTCAGTCCGCCGGCGGGGGGCCGGGTGCTGGCCCTCGGCGTCAATGGTGGGCGCGAACTCGACGCGCTGGCGCTGGCTTTTCCAGGGCGGGACTTTGCAGTGCTCGGCGTGGACCTGGAGCCGCAGGCCTTAGAACGGGCACGCGAACGGCATCCGGCGGGCGACTTCCGTCTGCTGGACGTAACTACCCTGCCGCTGCCCGAGCTGGGCCACTTCGACCTCGTGCTGGCGCTGAGCCTGTTGCAAAGTCCGGGGGTGAAGACCGACGCGCTGCTCGCCGCTGTCGTCCGGCACCACCTGACGCCGGGGGGCGGGCTGGTCCTCGGCTTTCCCAATGCCCGGTACCGTGACGGCGCCCTGAGCTACGGCGCTCGCGTCCGCAACTTCGCTCGGCCTGACCTCAGCCTACTGATGAGCGATGTGACCGACGCCCGGCGCCGATTGCAAAAGTACGGGTTCAAGGTCTTCGTGACCGGCAAATATGAGGTGCTGGTGACGGCGATTCCGGCGGGGAGCAAGACGCCGGAGGGGCTGGAGTTGTGA
- a CDS encoding class I SAM-dependent methyltransferase: protein MMEPFQVIIGAGEQRWNGWQPTERADLDLTDRASFERFFGTRRADAFLCEHVWEHLTEAEGRAAARLCFEFLRPGGWLRCAVPDANFPDAEYQRTVQVGGPGPTDHPAADHRIVYDFRLLRDVFESAGFEVKLLEYCDEQGHFHAEDWEIESGPIYRSLRMDHRNREGKLGFVSLILEARKPGAKEPAKENPAES from the coding sequence ATGATGGAACCCTTCCAAGTCATCATCGGTGCCGGCGAGCAGCGCTGGAACGGCTGGCAGCCGACGGAACGCGCCGACCTCGACCTGACCGACCGCGCCAGCTTCGAGCGCTTTTTCGGGACGCGGCGGGCCGACGCTTTCCTGTGCGAACACGTCTGGGAACACCTCACCGAGGCCGAGGGACGCGCCGCCGCCCGGCTGTGCTTCGAGTTTCTGAGGCCCGGCGGCTGGCTGAGATGCGCCGTACCTGACGCGAACTTTCCCGATGCTGAGTATCAACGCACGGTGCAGGTCGGCGGCCCCGGCCCAACAGACCATCCCGCCGCCGACCACCGCATCGTCTATGACTTCCGGCTGCTGCGGGACGTGTTCGAGAGTGCCGGATTCGAGGTGAAGTTGCTCGAATACTGCGACGAGCAGGGGCACTTCCACGCTGAGGACTGGGAGATAGAAAGTGGCCCGATTTACCGCTCACTGCGAATGGACCACCGCAACCGGGAGGGCAAGCTCGGCTTCGTGTCGCTGATCTTGGAGGCGCGGAAGCCGGGGGCAAAAGAGCCGGCAAAGGAAAATCCCGCTGAGAGCTAA